A portion of the Limosilactobacillus reuteri genome contains these proteins:
- a CDS encoding YfbR-like 5'-deoxynucleotidase, which yields MGMHEYLKSLSDLEMINRAPGYFKFEEHNVAAHSFKVTQAAQMLGDIEEQAGNEIDWRSLYEKALNHDYTERFIGDIKTPVKYATPELRSMLARVDKSLTENFIQSEIPAEFRAAYERRFAEGKDDTLEGKILAVADKIDLMYESFGEIQKGNPEPVYMDIYKSSLTAIMDFRDMASVQYFLKKILPELLKDNADGNAKNQLAIITTQIIQQ from the coding sequence ATGGGAATGCATGAATATCTGAAAAGTTTAAGTGACCTCGAAATGATTAACCGTGCTCCAGGATATTTTAAATTTGAGGAACACAATGTGGCTGCCCATTCATTTAAAGTAACGCAAGCAGCACAAATGCTTGGTGATATTGAAGAACAAGCCGGGAATGAAATTGATTGGCGTTCTCTATATGAAAAAGCTCTAAATCATGACTATACAGAGCGCTTTATTGGTGACATCAAAACGCCGGTAAAGTATGCTACCCCTGAATTGCGCTCAATGCTGGCACGGGTTGATAAATCATTAACAGAAAACTTTATTCAATCTGAAATTCCGGCTGAGTTCCGGGCTGCTTATGAACGACGATTTGCGGAAGGGAAAGATGATACTTTAGAAGGTAAAATCCTCGCAGTTGCTGATAAGATTGATCTTATGTATGAATCATTTGGTGAGATTCAAAAGGGTAATCCTGAACCAGTTTATATGGATATTTATAAGTCGAGCTTGACGGCAATTATGGATTTTCGTGATATGGCCAGTGTCCAGTATTTCCTTAAGAAGATTTTGCCAGAATTATTAAAAGATAATGCAGATGGTAATGCGAAAAACCAATTAGCGATTATTACTACACAAATTATTCAACAATAA
- a CDS encoding amino acid ABC transporter substrate-binding protein, translating to MKKKIINFGLVLILLLPLIVFASGFKIQNENYRANHTDTWERIKKRGTLLIGVDDTFVPMDFRKKNDQLVGYDVDLSRAVAKVLGLKADFQSIDWSMKETELKNGTIDCIWNGYTATPSRQKRIAFSRVYELSGQSLVVRKDSKIKNFVDMKGKTLGIQESSTAQTDFDKYPQVLKKLVKGQKPILYQDNSSAFMDLQAGRTQGVLAGTVYAGYYATHIANSNNYKLIPATKYPADRVAIGMRKGDRTLINKINYALGVLQKDDTLRRINKKWLGIDSNYLGPVTEFQKSNNNR from the coding sequence ATGAAGAAAAAGATAATTAATTTCGGATTAGTTTTAATATTGCTTTTACCTTTAATTGTTTTTGCAAGTGGCTTTAAGATTCAAAATGAGAATTACCGGGCGAACCACACAGATACGTGGGAAAGAATAAAGAAGCGGGGAACATTACTTATCGGGGTTGATGATACCTTTGTTCCAATGGATTTTCGAAAAAAGAACGATCAATTGGTTGGTTATGATGTTGATTTATCGCGCGCAGTTGCGAAAGTTTTAGGATTAAAAGCTGATTTTCAGTCAATTGATTGGTCAATGAAGGAAACCGAATTAAAAAATGGCACAATTGATTGTATTTGGAACGGTTATACAGCTACTCCTTCACGACAAAAACGAATTGCATTTAGCAGAGTTTATGAGTTATCTGGCCAATCATTAGTGGTGCGGAAAGATAGTAAAATTAAAAATTTCGTGGATATGAAGGGAAAGACATTGGGTATTCAAGAAAGCTCAACCGCCCAAACAGATTTTGACAAATATCCCCAAGTATTGAAGAAACTAGTTAAAGGACAAAAGCCAATTCTTTATCAAGATAACTCGAGTGCTTTCATGGATCTGCAAGCAGGCCGTACACAAGGAGTACTTGCCGGCACTGTCTATGCAGGCTATTACGCTACCCACATCGCTAATAGCAATAATTATAAATTGATTCCAGCAACAAAATATCCTGCCGACCGGGTTGCGATTGGGATGAGGAAGGGAGACCGGACGCTTATTAATAAAATTAACTACGCTCTTGGGGTTCTTCAAAAAGATGATACCTTACGACGGATTAATAAAAAATGGTTAGGGATTGATAGCAATTATTTAGGACCAGTTACTGAATTTCAAAAATCTAACAATAATCGTTAA
- the trxB gene encoding thioredoxin-disulfide reductase: MAESKQYDVVIIGAGPGGMTAAMYASRANLSVLMLDRGIYGGNLNNTAEIENYTGFKSVKGPELAQQMYEGATQFGAEYAYGTVTKVELDGDLKKITTDMDETYTAKAVVIATGSDQRHLNVPGEEEFGGRGVSYCAVCDGAFFKEKHLIVVGGGDAAVEEGVYLTQLASKVTVLVRRDELRAEPIIQAEAMNNDKIEFIYNTSVTEIVGDDIKVTGVKTHNNKTGEDGEMAADGVFIYVGNFPMTAPFKNLDILDDQGWVKTDERMRTAVPGIFAIGDVRETPLRQVATAVGDGAIAGQQVYQYIKSMA; this comes from the coding sequence ATGGCTGAAAGTAAGCAATATGATGTTGTAATTATTGGTGCCGGTCCAGGTGGAATGACCGCAGCAATGTATGCATCACGTGCAAACCTATCTGTCTTGATGCTTGATCGTGGAATTTATGGCGGAAACTTGAATAATACTGCTGAAATTGAAAATTATACAGGATTTAAGAGTGTTAAAGGTCCTGAACTTGCCCAACAGATGTATGAAGGTGCAACTCAATTTGGCGCAGAATATGCTTATGGAACAGTAACCAAAGTAGAACTTGATGGTGACTTAAAGAAGATTACTACTGACATGGATGAAACATATACTGCAAAGGCGGTTGTAATTGCGACTGGGTCTGATCAGCGGCACCTCAATGTCCCTGGAGAGGAAGAATTTGGTGGCCGCGGTGTTTCATACTGTGCAGTTTGTGATGGAGCCTTCTTTAAGGAAAAGCATCTTATCGTCGTTGGTGGTGGTGATGCAGCCGTTGAAGAGGGAGTTTACTTAACGCAATTAGCTTCCAAAGTAACAGTACTTGTTCGTCGTGATGAGCTCCGGGCTGAACCGATTATTCAAGCAGAAGCGATGAATAATGATAAAATTGAGTTTATTTACAACACTAGTGTGACTGAAATTGTTGGGGATGATATTAAAGTAACAGGTGTTAAAACTCATAATAATAAAACTGGTGAAGATGGTGAAATGGCTGCAGATGGTGTCTTCATTTATGTTGGCAATTTCCCAATGACCGCTCCTTTTAAGAATTTAGATATTCTAGATGATCAAGGCTGGGTAAAGACTGATGAACGAATGCGGACAGCAGTACCAGGGATTTTTGCCATTGGAGACGTTCGTGAAACACCATTACGACAGGTTGCAACCGCTGTTGGTGATGGTGCAATTGCTGGACAGCAAGTTTACCAATACATTAAATCGATGGCTTAA
- a CDS encoding (Fe-S)-binding protein, with amino-acid sequence MKVCIFSTCIVDLLYPDVGKATVELLQRFGCETFFPDKQICCGQPTYNSGYDRETIATFKNQLDALLSIDADYIVGSSGSCVAMLHEYKNIFKDDPEYSKKAQILYDKSFELTQFIYRVLGILDCGAELDDTATFHRSCHMTRLLGERTAPIVLLEHVKGLELIPLHNIQLCCGFGGTFSAKEPLLSEAMVDDKANNVLKTKTHILIACEQTCLMNIGGRINRRRDGSHITIMHIAEVLNHNVDTSRITYVKDTDHVMVPANGNGVF; translated from the coding sequence ATGAAAGTCTGTATTTTTTCTACTTGTATAGTTGACCTGCTTTATCCAGATGTTGGAAAGGCAACGGTTGAACTTCTCCAACGTTTTGGCTGCGAAACATTTTTCCCTGATAAACAAATCTGCTGCGGGCAACCAACCTATAATAGCGGTTATGATCGCGAAACAATCGCTACATTTAAAAATCAGCTCGATGCCCTTTTAAGTATTGACGCCGATTATATTGTTGGGTCTTCCGGATCATGCGTTGCCATGCTTCATGAATACAAGAACATTTTCAAAGATGATCCAGAGTATTCGAAGAAAGCACAAATTCTTTATGATAAATCTTTTGAACTAACGCAATTTATTTACCGGGTTCTCGGTATTCTTGATTGCGGTGCAGAACTAGATGATACAGCAACCTTTCACCGTTCTTGCCACATGACTCGTCTTCTTGGTGAACGCACGGCACCAATCGTTCTTCTTGAACACGTCAAGGGACTCGAACTCATCCCCCTTCATAACATTCAATTATGTTGTGGCTTTGGTGGAACCTTTTCTGCTAAAGAACCCCTTCTCTCTGAAGCGATGGTCGATGATAAAGCAAATAATGTTTTGAAGACGAAAACACATATTCTTATTGCTTGTGAGCAAACATGTTTAATGAATATTGGTGGACGAATTAACCGTCGCCGTGATGGCTCTCACATTACGATTATGCACATTGCTGAGGTCCTTAACCATAACGTTGACACTAGCCGGATCACTTATGTCAAAGATACGGATCATGTAATGGTACCAGCAAACGGAAACGGGGTGTTTTAG
- a CDS encoding phospho-sugar mutase — MSWKDTYKVWQERTDLEPDLKQELAAMSDDKEIEDAFYGPLSFGTAGMRGLMGPGINRMNVYTVRQATEGLATLMDSLGDDIKKRGVAIGYDSRHNSRKFAHDAARVLGAHGIKVYIYDNLRPTPELSFAVRHMGTYAGIMITASHNPKEYNGYKIYGEDGGQMPPKESDMMTGYIRKIDDIFDIALADEQEILDNGLETIMGEDVDAAYLANAKGVTVNPELAKEYGKDMKFVFTPLCGTGRMLGERALRQAGFTNYEMEPTEAQPNGDFPGLEHPNPEFPEAFVRSIALGKKVGADVLIATDPDADRLGCAVRQPDGEYQLLTGNQIASIMLAYILEAHKQAGTLPKNAAAVKSIVSTNFAAKIAESYDVEMINVLTGFKWIADQIHQYETGKADHTFMFGFEESYGYLIKPFVRDKDAIQSLTLLAEVAAYYRSRNMTLYDGLQELFKKYGYFREMTIANTYAGVDGPAKIKALMKKFREEAPTHFAGHQVVVTEDFANGTKTTADGKVSELGIPESNVLRYTLDDDTWIAIRPSGTEPKLKFYIGTSADTLDKANEKLADFEKALQEFAE, encoded by the coding sequence GTGAGCTGGAAAGATACTTATAAGGTTTGGCAAGAACGAACAGATCTTGAACCAGACTTAAAGCAGGAATTAGCTGCAATGAGCGACGATAAAGAAATTGAAGATGCCTTTTACGGTCCACTGTCATTCGGAACTGCAGGAATGCGGGGACTGATGGGACCTGGAATTAACCGGATGAATGTTTACACCGTCCGTCAAGCAACTGAAGGTTTGGCAACTTTAATGGATTCATTGGGTGACGATATTAAAAAACGAGGAGTCGCTATTGGTTACGATTCTCGTCACAACTCCCGTAAGTTTGCTCATGATGCTGCTCGTGTATTAGGCGCTCATGGGATTAAGGTTTACATCTATGATAATTTACGCCCAACACCTGAATTGTCATTTGCAGTTCGTCACATGGGGACTTATGCGGGAATCATGATTACCGCTAGTCATAACCCTAAGGAATACAATGGTTACAAGATTTACGGTGAAGATGGCGGACAGATGCCACCTAAAGAATCTGACATGATGACAGGTTACATCCGTAAGATTGATGATATTTTTGACATTGCTTTAGCTGATGAACAAGAAATACTTGACAATGGTTTGGAAACAATCATGGGTGAAGATGTCGATGCTGCATACCTTGCTAATGCTAAAGGCGTAACTGTTAACCCTGAATTAGCTAAGGAATACGGTAAAGATATGAAGTTTGTCTTTACCCCATTATGCGGAACTGGCCGAATGCTTGGTGAACGGGCATTGCGTCAAGCTGGTTTTACAAATTATGAAATGGAACCAACTGAAGCACAACCAAATGGTGACTTCCCTGGTTTGGAACATCCTAATCCAGAATTCCCAGAAGCATTTGTTCGATCCATTGCCCTTGGTAAAAAGGTTGGTGCAGATGTGTTGATCGCCACGGACCCTGATGCTGACCGGCTTGGATGTGCAGTTCGTCAACCAGATGGTGAATATCAATTGCTAACTGGTAATCAAATTGCTTCTATCATGCTTGCCTACATTCTCGAAGCGCATAAACAAGCGGGAACCTTACCAAAGAATGCTGCTGCGGTAAAATCAATTGTTTCTACTAACTTTGCTGCTAAGATCGCAGAAAGTTACGACGTTGAGATGATCAATGTTTTAACTGGTTTCAAGTGGATCGCTGACCAAATTCATCAATATGAGACTGGAAAAGCTGATCATACCTTTATGTTTGGTTTTGAAGAAAGTTATGGTTACCTTATTAAGCCATTTGTTCGTGACAAGGATGCTATCCAATCCTTAACGTTACTTGCTGAGGTTGCCGCTTATTACCGTAGTCGTAACATGACTCTTTACGATGGCTTACAAGAATTATTTAAGAAGTACGGCTACTTCCGCGAAATGACAATTGCTAATACTTATGCTGGTGTTGATGGCCCAGCTAAGATTAAGGCTTTAATGAAGAAGTTCAGAGAAGAAGCCCCAACTCATTTTGCCGGTCATCAAGTAGTAGTTACTGAAGACTTCGCTAATGGGACCAAAACTACAGCTGATGGCAAAGTAAGTGAATTAGGGATCCCAGAATCAAATGTATTGCGTTACACTCTTGATGATGATACTTGGATTGCTATTCGTCCATCGGGAACTGAACCAAAGCTTAAGTTCTACATTGGTACAAGTGCTGATACCTTAGATAAGGCAAATGAAAAATTAGCTGATTTCGAAAAGGCTTTACAAGAGTTTGCTGAATAA
- a CDS encoding acyl-CoA thioesterase codes for MGAIKCNDTLAVSIHRIRNSDLNEHGTVYGGRILELIDGQASVAAMRVARTTVATVSMDEIQFLRPFDLQDSMCMEAYVTGFGKRSIEVFTKVIGEHLMTGERFLGFYCFMTFVILDSEKQTAFNKLIPETEEQKTLMATYSQRVKQRQIQRQKQQEFQPHISISKPW; via the coding sequence ATGGGTGCAATCAAATGTAATGATACATTGGCGGTGTCAATTCATCGGATTCGTAATTCAGATTTAAACGAACACGGGACAGTATACGGGGGACGAATCTTGGAATTGATTGATGGTCAAGCCTCGGTAGCAGCAATGCGAGTAGCTCGGACAACAGTTGCAACAGTGTCAATGGATGAGATCCAATTTCTGCGACCATTTGACCTTCAAGATTCAATGTGTATGGAAGCATACGTTACCGGCTTTGGGAAGCGATCAATTGAAGTGTTTACAAAAGTAATTGGCGAGCACTTGATGACCGGTGAACGTTTCCTCGGCTTTTATTGTTTTATGACTTTTGTAATTCTTGATTCTGAAAAACAAACGGCATTTAATAAGTTAATTCCAGAAACGGAAGAGCAAAAGACATTAATGGCAACATATTCTCAACGTGTTAAGCAACGCCAAATCCAGCGGCAAAAACAGCAAGAATTTCAGCCTCATATTTCAATTTCCAAGCCGTGGTAA
- a CDS encoding LutB/LldF family L-lactate oxidation iron-sulfur protein — MGIATSDKPFTERIKDAEADKFMRASVAKAQDAQFQKRTEARRQLGHWEGWRDLSAEIRQHVIKHLPDYLEEFSDNVQKNGGHVFFAKNGDEASAFIKQLAIKKQANHVVKSKSMITTEIGLDKELLTIPGLSLMETDLAEFILEEDNWDEPTHIVFPTLHKNRNQIQKIFEKLGYDGDNDPEHMARFVRHYLRNYFMQADFGITGCNFAIADNGMINLVTNEGNADISMAIPQTQVVVMGMERIVPSLKEAEVLDNVLCRSAVGQKLTSYCTFSKGKEADEADGPDDFYVVIVDNGRSKMLNSDFEPMLQCIRCGSCLNVCPVYRQVGGKGYGSIYPGPMGEVLSPILGGYQEFKELPYACSLCAACTETCPVKIPLHELIRHHRYVEMDELHLDHSPSNALLKAVGKGTSSPTLFNDAMRFAHIALEPFGKKTTPEDIKNLYPDGKINHLPAIAPKLAHGWVDVRDLAVPPKYHQNFRHWYHHYEEEEEQGND; from the coding sequence ATGGGAATAGCCACAAGCGATAAGCCTTTTACTGAACGAATCAAGGACGCGGAAGCCGATAAATTTATGCGGGCATCTGTTGCTAAAGCACAAGACGCTCAATTCCAAAAACGGACAGAAGCGCGCCGCCAGTTAGGTCATTGGGAAGGTTGGCGTGATCTCTCTGCCGAAATTCGTCAACATGTTATTAAGCACCTTCCAGACTACTTGGAAGAATTCAGTGACAATGTTCAAAAAAATGGTGGTCATGTTTTCTTTGCCAAGAATGGTGACGAAGCAAGTGCCTTTATTAAACAATTAGCAATCAAAAAACAAGCTAATCACGTTGTTAAATCAAAGTCAATGATCACTACAGAAATCGGCCTTGATAAAGAACTATTGACTATCCCTGGCCTTTCATTAATGGAAACTGATTTAGCCGAGTTTATTTTAGAGGAAGATAACTGGGATGAACCAACTCATATTGTTTTCCCCACACTGCATAAAAACCGCAACCAAATTCAAAAAATTTTTGAAAAACTCGGTTATGATGGTGATAACGACCCTGAACACATGGCGAGATTTGTCCGCCACTATCTCCGCAATTACTTTATGCAAGCTGATTTTGGCATTACTGGCTGTAATTTTGCGATTGCTGATAACGGGATGATTAACCTGGTCACAAACGAAGGAAACGCTGATATAAGTATGGCGATTCCCCAAACTCAAGTTGTAGTCATGGGAATGGAGCGTATTGTGCCAAGCTTGAAAGAAGCCGAAGTCCTTGACAATGTTTTATGTCGAAGCGCGGTGGGACAAAAATTAACTAGTTACTGTACTTTTTCGAAGGGTAAGGAAGCCGATGAAGCTGATGGACCAGATGACTTCTATGTTGTCATTGTTGATAATGGTCGTTCTAAGATGCTGAATTCTGATTTTGAACCAATGCTCCAATGTATCCGTTGTGGTTCTTGCTTAAATGTCTGCCCCGTTTACCGGCAAGTCGGTGGAAAGGGCTATGGATCGATTTATCCAGGACCAATGGGTGAAGTTCTTTCCCCAATTTTAGGCGGTTACCAAGAATTCAAGGAATTGCCATATGCATGTAGTCTATGTGCTGCTTGTACGGAAACTTGTCCTGTTAAAATTCCCCTTCATGAGTTAATTCGTCATCACCGTTATGTAGAAATGGATGAACTTCATTTAGATCATAGTCCTTCCAATGCCCTTCTAAAGGCAGTTGGTAAAGGGACCAGCTCCCCTACGCTTTTTAATGACGCAATGCGATTTGCTCATATTGCCCTTGAGCCATTTGGCAAGAAGACAACTCCTGAAGACATTAAGAACCTTTATCCAGATGGTAAAATTAACCACCTTCCCGCAATCGCTCCTAAACTAGCTCATGGCTGGGTAGACGTTCGTGATCTCGCTGTTCCGCCGAAGTATCATCAAAATTTCCGTCATTGGTACCACCATTACGAAGAAGAGGAGGAACAGGGAAATGACTGA
- a CDS encoding LutC/YkgG family protein — MTDYLQEANTAKNQEDFLNRIAKAANRPRHTLTEDPFVPVNDLPETTLAGKSQDELLELARKNSEEVHVDFHVVKSADLGHTLNDFIQEKEIKSLMLPSFDEEKWQDYSLGKWQDNLRVDPIYYWEPEFGRQNIVNANNSDGAIGFADFLLAESGTVTVATYPQQGRMFHFLPTHYLAIVPKSKILPRSRQAMDYYQKAIQDGSLQTSNINFITGPSNSGDIEMVLIVGVHGPLDMEYVVVEDM; from the coding sequence ATGACTGATTACTTACAAGAAGCAAACACCGCTAAGAATCAAGAAGACTTCTTAAATCGAATTGCAAAGGCTGCCAACCGCCCACGTCATACGCTTACTGAGGACCCATTTGTCCCCGTTAATGACCTTCCAGAAACTACCCTCGCTGGAAAAAGTCAGGATGAACTTCTTGAACTCGCGCGCAAAAATAGTGAAGAAGTTCATGTTGATTTCCATGTTGTTAAATCAGCCGATCTTGGCCACACTCTCAATGATTTTATCCAAGAAAAAGAGATAAAAAGTTTAATGCTCCCCTCCTTTGATGAAGAGAAATGGCAAGATTATTCATTGGGGAAATGGCAGGATAATTTACGAGTAGATCCTATTTACTATTGGGAGCCAGAATTTGGACGGCAAAACATTGTAAATGCAAATAACAGTGATGGGGCAATTGGTTTTGCGGACTTTCTATTAGCTGAGTCAGGGACCGTAACAGTTGCGACCTACCCACAACAAGGACGGATGTTTCATTTTCTTCCAACCCATTACCTAGCTATTGTGCCGAAAAGCAAAATTCTACCACGTTCACGGCAAGCAATGGATTATTATCAAAAAGCAATTCAGGATGGTAGTTTACAAACATCAAACATCAACTTTATTACCGGCCCATCCAATTCTGGTGATATTGAAATGGTGCTAATTGTTGGTGTTCACGGTCCACTTGATATGGAATACGTAGTTGTTGAAGATATGTAA
- a CDS encoding ArgE/DapE family deacylase: MENDEKVKLLQKLIQINTVNGNEEDEANYIKRVLEAHHISCKLVSFAPNRTNLIAEIGNDKGPVLALAGHLDTVDPSDPQKWTYPPFAGQLVNGKIYGRGAVDMKSGLAAMVGALIELKEAGLPKHGKVRLIATVDEEVGGQGSLEMTDKGYVHDVDAMVIGEATTGQIEYAHCGSFDYIVESYGKLAHSLQPELGANAVMNLVKFINKESRAFDDATVSPTLGKLIHSVTVFHGGDQLNSIPDFAYLKGNVRTIPECDNVETQKRLQDIIDELNKEPKIQLKLKVVASFMPVVTNKQDRFIALAQAAIKKVSGRQPDVVISHGATDASRYVLDNHNFPIIEYGPGIEKLSHQIDECIALDDYLTAQQAYVEIAKQYLNNTKDDEQASS; the protein is encoded by the coding sequence TTGGAAAATGATGAAAAGGTAAAGCTATTACAGAAGTTGATCCAGATAAATACTGTAAATGGTAATGAAGAAGACGAAGCTAATTATATTAAAAGGGTCTTAGAAGCTCATCATATTTCTTGCAAACTAGTTTCCTTTGCACCAAATCGAACCAATTTAATTGCAGAGATTGGTAATGATAAGGGGCCGGTACTCGCCCTAGCTGGACACTTGGATACTGTTGATCCAAGTGATCCGCAAAAATGGACATACCCGCCATTCGCTGGCCAATTAGTAAACGGTAAAATCTATGGTCGGGGTGCAGTTGATATGAAGTCCGGGTTGGCAGCCATGGTGGGTGCTTTAATTGAGCTTAAAGAAGCAGGTTTGCCAAAACATGGAAAGGTTCGCTTGATTGCCACTGTTGATGAAGAAGTTGGTGGTCAAGGTTCTCTTGAAATGACTGATAAAGGGTACGTTCATGATGTTGATGCAATGGTAATTGGGGAAGCAACTACTGGCCAAATTGAATATGCTCACTGTGGCTCTTTTGATTATATTGTTGAGTCTTATGGAAAATTGGCTCATAGTTTGCAGCCAGAATTAGGGGCAAATGCTGTTATGAATCTAGTGAAATTTATCAATAAAGAATCACGGGCGTTTGACGATGCAACAGTAAGTCCCACCCTAGGAAAATTAATTCATAGCGTGACTGTCTTTCATGGTGGTGACCAGTTAAACTCAATTCCTGATTTTGCATACTTAAAAGGAAATGTTCGCACAATTCCAGAATGTGATAATGTGGAGACGCAAAAAAGATTACAGGATATTATTGATGAGTTAAACAAGGAACCTAAAATTCAATTGAAATTAAAAGTTGTTGCCAGTTTTATGCCAGTGGTTACAAATAAGCAAGATCGCTTCATTGCCCTTGCTCAAGCGGCAATTAAAAAGGTTAGCGGCAGGCAACCGGATGTAGTGATTTCTCATGGGGCAACGGATGCATCCCGCTATGTTTTAGACAATCACAACTTTCCAATAATTGAATACGGACCAGGGATTGAAAAGTTATCACACCAAATTGATGAATGTATTGCGCTTGATGATTATTTAACGGCTCAGCAAGCTTATGTTGAAATTGCTAAACAATATTTGAATAATACTAAAGACGATGAACAGGCTAGTAGTTAA